The following proteins are encoded in a genomic region of Triticum dicoccoides isolate Atlit2015 ecotype Zavitan chromosome 1B, WEW_v2.0, whole genome shotgun sequence:
- the LOC119306537 gene encoding uncharacterized protein LOC119306537 — translation MDPAEILAAVQELEEEGDYDGDDYGEDNKTSSLNMDDPAEENYMSLDESHSGNMDEDMDFVRNIVDDESDKSRIDASHDDSSSKGDVDGTSGKDEHVGDDLFNFDIGFDEYQQESLDMHWKVMRKTFKSLGEAYNFYNQYAYERGFSVRKDSLKYSKGPEGTKRLRKYLCARAGKR, via the exons ATGGATCCGGCTGAAATCCTCGCCGCCGTGCAAGAG TTAGAGGAGGAGGGTGATTATGATGGCGATGATTACGGCGAGGACAACAAAACCTCGTCACTGAATATGGATGATCCTGCTGAGGAGAACTACATGAGTTTGGATGAATCTCATAGTGGCAAT ATGGACGAGGACATGGACTTTGTGAGGAATATTGTGGACGATGAAAGTGACAAATCGCGCATTGATGCATCTCATGATGACAGCTCCAGCAAA GGAGATGTAGATGGTACAAGCGGGAAGGATGAGCATGTTGGTGATGATCTGTTTAATTTTGACATCGGATTTGATGAATATCAGCAAGAATCGTTGGACATGCATTGGAAGGTCATGAGGAAGACGTTCAAGTCACTAGGAGAGGCTTACAATTTCTATAACCAGTATGCTTACGAGCGTGGTTTCAGCGTAAGAAAGGACTCATTAAAATATTCGAAAGGTCCTGAGGGAACTAAGCGCTTGAGAAAGTATCTGTGTGCGAGAGCTGGGAAACGATAG